A genome region from Maridesulfovibrio salexigens DSM 2638 includes the following:
- a CDS encoding SLC13 family permease: MTAEVATKPGFDFKRLFFMLLGIALFAIVYYCPAWPDAVDPGGQHFVLSKEAKGAIGVFLLAGTWWVFEVVPIGVTSLAIGVLQAMFFIRPPKVAFKDFMDPSVLFIFASIMIGLVFTKTGLTKRLAYKMLMVVGEKTSRIYLGVFVVTALLTHIMAHTAVAATVYPLLLAIYSLYGEGDKPTKFGKGLFIGMAFVAGAGSIVTLLGAARGAVAIGFYNQILGKDITFFELTYYMAPIGWAMVFLLWGFFMIFLKPEKDVIPGLREKARELNKQMGPLSRDEKLAAVLVGGVILVMSLRSFIPELKAIDKTSIILLSSISFFVFKILDINDLEDIPWNIILLFAGAMSIGFCLWDTGAAKWMAVNWLVLFQDSSGFVFIMSIAFFVMMMTNFIMNVAAIAISLPVALVIAPYLGVAPEVILFAALVVAGMPFLLLVGAAPNAIAYDSKQFTTGEFFMYGIPASILLMIVTGIFVKFIWPIMGMPVTLPG; encoded by the coding sequence ATGACTGCTGAAGTTGCAACCAAGCCCGGATTTGATTTCAAGAGGCTGTTTTTTATGCTGCTGGGCATTGCCCTGTTCGCTATTGTCTATTACTGCCCGGCATGGCCCGATGCAGTTGACCCCGGCGGGCAGCATTTTGTTTTAAGTAAAGAAGCTAAAGGCGCTATCGGCGTTTTCCTGCTGGCAGGCACATGGTGGGTATTTGAAGTTGTCCCCATCGGCGTAACCTCTCTGGCTATCGGCGTACTCCAGGCAATGTTCTTCATTCGTCCTCCCAAGGTGGCATTCAAAGATTTCATGGACCCCTCCGTCCTGTTTATCTTTGCTTCCATCATGATCGGACTTGTATTCACCAAAACCGGACTGACCAAGCGTCTGGCCTACAAGATGCTCATGGTCGTCGGTGAAAAGACCAGCCGCATCTACCTAGGCGTATTCGTTGTAACTGCCTTGCTGACCCATATCATGGCTCACACCGCTGTTGCTGCGACTGTCTACCCGCTGCTGCTGGCAATCTACTCCCTTTACGGCGAAGGGGATAAGCCCACTAAGTTCGGTAAGGGTCTGTTCATAGGTATGGCTTTTGTTGCCGGCGCCGGTTCTATCGTAACCCTGCTGGGTGCGGCTCGCGGTGCTGTTGCCATCGGTTTCTACAACCAGATTCTTGGTAAAGACATCACTTTCTTCGAGCTGACTTACTACATGGCTCCCATCGGCTGGGCTATGGTCTTCCTGCTTTGGGGCTTCTTCATGATCTTCCTGAAGCCTGAAAAAGACGTTATTCCCGGTCTTCGTGAAAAAGCCAGAGAACTCAACAAGCAGATGGGTCCGCTTTCCCGTGATGAAAAGCTGGCTGCTGTTCTTGTCGGTGGTGTAATCCTGGTAATGAGCCTGCGCTCCTTTATTCCTGAACTGAAGGCTATCGACAAGACCTCCATCATCTTGCTCTCGTCCATATCCTTCTTTGTCTTCAAAATTCTGGACATCAACGACCTTGAAGACATTCCCTGGAACATCATCCTTCTCTTCGCGGGTGCAATGTCCATCGGTTTCTGCCTCTGGGATACCGGCGCTGCTAAGTGGATGGCGGTTAACTGGCTGGTACTCTTCCAGGATTCAAGCGGATTTGTTTTCATCATGTCCATCGCTTTCTTCGTAATGATGATGACCAACTTCATCATGAACGTGGCGGCAATCGCGATCTCGCTCCCGGTAGCACTCGTTATCGCGCCTTACCTCGGCGTAGCACCGGAAGTTATTCTCTTCGCAGCATTGGTTGTTGCCGGTATGCCTTTCCTCCTGCTGGTAGGTGCGGCTCCCAACGCAATCGCATACGACTCCAAGCAGTTCACCACCGGGGAATTCTTCATGTACGGTATCCCCGCAAGTATTCTGCTCATGATTGTAACCGGCATCTTCGTCAAGTTCATCTGGCCCATCATGGGCATGCCCGTGACCTTGCCGGGTTAG
- a CDS encoding CBS domain-containing protein, translating into MKNFKAKDLMIPADEYCRVKKDTTLHEAMAQLVIQSEEKGLSHPHRDLLVEDENGKIIGKVTMLDIFKSMEPSYFKMENNGHQGALSKEYVQKVYTDFNLWSEPMSTLCQKCAALKVADLMHTPHLSEMINEDDSIDKALHSFVLGLHQPILVQKDGNVTGVLRLGDIFENIRKAILACEIETA; encoded by the coding sequence GTGAAAAATTTCAAAGCAAAAGACCTGATGATTCCAGCAGATGAATACTGCCGGGTGAAAAAGGACACCACTCTTCACGAAGCGATGGCACAACTGGTCATACAAAGCGAAGAAAAAGGCCTTTCACATCCGCATCGCGACCTGCTGGTCGAAGACGAAAATGGTAAAATTATCGGAAAAGTAACTATGCTCGACATTTTTAAATCTATGGAGCCAAGCTACTTCAAGATGGAAAACAATGGGCATCAAGGTGCCTTGAGCAAAGAGTATGTTCAAAAAGTTTATACCGACTTCAACCTCTGGTCTGAACCGATGAGCACTCTTTGCCAGAAATGTGCAGCACTTAAAGTGGCAGACCTGATGCACACCCCGCATCTGAGTGAGATGATCAACGAAGATGACAGCATAGATAAAGCTCTGCATTCATTTGTACTCGGCCTTCATCAGCCTATCTTGGTACAAAAAGACGGCAATGTAACCGGGGTTCTGCGCCTTGGGGACATCTTTGAAAACATCAGAAAAGCAATTCTCGCCTGCGAGATTGAAACAGCCTAA
- a CDS encoding methyl-accepting chemotaxis protein codes for MIKLNSINSRISVLISIVVFVAIVSLVLVVNTMTKNAVYNIQKQNMEVLNNELGQQIETFVSGAIVNLKTLSKNKEYYRAFVDSYALSSASKSLKEALEQHEGANAIGVIDRNGKVVYGWTNSGENLKGMNLKNRPYLQEILGGKDYSVSDLFKYDGAKGYNLAFAAPIKDMTGRAFGGVFIVYNWEEYIDKLIGDISIGKQGYAFMLDREGHFIAHKDHSLIMEDVSSYDFVRKSLSVDNGFFAYAWEGEQKVLSFSRVPITDWVVCLSAYESDLTEAATQQRNILIGLGLLLIVILVGLIVFVIRMQVTKPMESIRDFTGEIAAGNLKAELNGKFVCELKDLSLNVEHMVDELKHKLGFSEGVLNGLVLPCCIVAPDGKIAWLNSKICELIESRIRVEDAVGMIAGEFFFGDRSRKTLSQQAIAEECQIQQEAEYTTFSGTHKNIMVSTTPFYDMDGQMLGSVAIWFDMTEIRTQQRMIEENNIMISEAAASATEVSNQVSSFAEALAAQVEQSSRGAEEQSVMASEAATAMDEMNSTVLEVARNASSAADLALESQKKAGEGERMVANAVSTITKVRAQSEQLQEDMSDLGKQAEGIGNIMGVISDIADQTNLLALNAAIEAARAGDAGRGFAVVADEVRKLAEKTMTATLEVGDYISNIQASARKNIENTEKSTEAIMDVTDLINQSGEVLKDIVDKVSETNDQVRSIATASEEQSAASEQISRSTGEINSIAGETAQAMNESAEAVSRMSGLARELDAIIGRMQN; via the coding sequence ATGATTAAGTTGAATAGTATAAATAGTAGAATCTCTGTGTTGATATCCATTGTTGTGTTCGTAGCTATTGTATCTTTGGTCCTTGTGGTCAATACAATGACTAAAAATGCGGTTTACAATATACAAAAACAGAATATGGAGGTTCTAAACAATGAGCTCGGGCAGCAGATAGAAACTTTTGTTTCCGGAGCAATTGTCAACTTGAAAACTCTTTCCAAAAACAAGGAATACTACCGTGCGTTTGTAGACTCATACGCTTTGAGCAGCGCCAGCAAATCCCTTAAAGAAGCATTGGAGCAGCATGAAGGAGCCAATGCCATCGGTGTAATCGATCGCAATGGGAAGGTGGTCTACGGGTGGACCAACTCCGGGGAGAATCTTAAGGGTATGAACCTTAAAAATCGCCCCTATCTTCAAGAAATACTTGGCGGCAAGGACTATTCTGTTTCGGATTTATTTAAATATGATGGGGCAAAGGGCTATAACCTGGCATTTGCGGCCCCAATTAAAGATATGACCGGAAGAGCTTTCGGTGGAGTCTTTATAGTATATAATTGGGAAGAATATATTGATAAATTGATCGGTGATATCAGTATAGGAAAGCAGGGGTATGCTTTTATGCTGGATAGGGAAGGTCATTTTATCGCTCATAAAGATCACAGTCTTATTATGGAAGATGTTTCTTCCTACGACTTTGTGAGGAAAAGCCTGTCTGTGGATAACGGTTTTTTTGCTTACGCGTGGGAAGGGGAACAAAAAGTGCTTTCCTTTAGCAGGGTCCCTATTACCGATTGGGTTGTCTGCCTGTCTGCTTATGAATCCGACCTGACCGAGGCAGCTACCCAGCAGCGTAATATTCTTATTGGGCTGGGGCTGCTGTTGATCGTTATACTTGTTGGGCTGATTGTTTTTGTTATCCGCATGCAGGTGACCAAGCCTATGGAAAGTATCAGGGATTTTACCGGAGAGATCGCTGCCGGAAATCTGAAAGCGGAATTGAACGGGAAATTTGTTTGTGAGCTCAAGGATCTTTCCCTCAATGTTGAGCATATGGTTGATGAATTGAAACATAAGCTTGGTTTTTCAGAGGGAGTTCTTAATGGCCTTGTCCTTCCATGCTGCATTGTTGCTCCGGATGGAAAGATAGCTTGGCTTAACTCTAAGATCTGCGAACTGATTGAAAGCAGGATCAGAGTTGAAGATGCGGTTGGGATGATTGCGGGTGAGTTCTTTTTTGGTGACAGGAGCCGGAAGACTCTTTCCCAGCAGGCAATAGCTGAAGAATGCCAGATTCAGCAGGAAGCAGAATATACTACTTTTTCCGGTACTCATAAGAATATCATGGTTTCGACTACCCCGTTTTACGACATGGACGGGCAGATGCTTGGTTCTGTGGCTATCTGGTTTGATATGACGGAGATTCGCACCCAACAGCGCATGATTGAGGAAAACAATATAATGATTTCCGAAGCGGCAGCAAGTGCCACTGAGGTTTCCAATCAGGTTTCCAGTTTTGCAGAAGCTCTCGCGGCTCAGGTTGAACAGTCCAGCCGTGGTGCTGAAGAGCAGTCGGTGATGGCGAGTGAAGCTGCCACTGCCATGGATGAAATGAACTCCACTGTTCTGGAAGTTGCGCGTAATGCTTCCTCCGCAGCAGACCTTGCGCTTGAGTCTCAGAAAAAAGCCGGTGAAGGCGAACGGATGGTTGCCAATGCTGTATCGACTATTACTAAGGTGCGTGCACAGTCAGAACAATTGCAGGAAGACATGTCTGACCTTGGCAAGCAGGCCGAGGGGATCGGTAACATCATGGGAGTTATCAGCGATATTGCCGATCAGACCAACCTGCTGGCATTAAATGCTGCCATTGAAGCAGCCCGGGCCGGTGATGCCGGTCGCGGTTTTGCCGTAGTTGCTGATGAAGTTCGCAAGCTTGCAGAGAAAACCATGACAGCGACTCTTGAGGTGGGGGACTATATCTCCAACATCCAAGCCAGTGCCCGCAAAAACATTGAAAATACGGAAAAATCAACTGAAGCCATCATGGATGTTACCGACCTGATCAACCAGTCCGGTGAAGTTTTGAAGGATATCGTAGATAAGGTTTCCGAGACCAATGATCAGGTTCGCTCCATTGCAACAGCATCGGAAGAGCAGTCCGCAGCCAGTGAACAGATCAGCCGTTCAACCGGAGAGATTAATTCTATTGCGGGTGAAACTGCGCAGGCCATGAATGAGTCAGCTGAAGCGGTCAGCCGGATGTCCGGTTTGGCTAGGGAATTGGATGCTATTATCGGGCGTATGCAGAATTGA
- a CDS encoding response regulator: MKIMIVEKDSEFREHLVLRLRSEGLNVAESGNLDEAKEFIRENKLDGIVLGLSEFGRSSLKFMEDISSIVPDLKVVLINRHNKIPLSIEAMNLGACAEISVPVDIAALIKTLRRFCAPEN, from the coding sequence ATGAAAATAATGATTGTTGAGAAGGACTCGGAATTTCGTGAACACCTTGTACTGCGACTCAGGAGTGAAGGCCTGAATGTCGCAGAATCCGGTAACCTGGACGAGGCAAAAGAATTCATCCGCGAGAACAAACTGGACGGCATCGTGCTGGGCCTGTCTGAATTCGGACGTAGTTCTTTGAAATTCATGGAGGACATTTCTTCGATTGTTCCTGATTTGAAAGTTGTTTTAATCAATCGGCACAATAAGATTCCGCTTTCCATTGAAGCAATGAATCTGGGGGCATGTGCTGAAATTTCAGTTCCGGTGGATATTGCCGCGCTAATCAAGACTTTGCGCAGATTCTGCGCACCTGAGAACTAA
- a CDS encoding transferase, producing MKQLNKLIDHIVNRVNVNLREPLVDVGPYIKGLIPEDSFALYYAFYSLTNNHPLMFNFRHSSIGGTYFLGKCKVNHSILYKSDIRGDELKRKGSEVEVNGQKIKLRDDEVIKIRDSFLMKTLVHNNSHDPENLECFKISNTVSLHYANIHGTSVEGCFLEPFSSVDLSICHDCAVGAYSYVQAGELSHKRIKAGRVWVKADGAFEFNYQYPEEILSKYIRMENNRPKGILMDFFDDRKEDFVPIYSSVKPELTIDVPEGASVSPYAVLKGDCKVDKNVLVAQRSYIENSTLGPGANAQENCYIINSVYDGEVVTPHGGKVIYTRMGKRSFVGFNSFLNGKEDARIEVGAGTILMPHTIIDAEEPIKIPDNYLVWGYISKQEDLEMHSIPLSDFAALKGQFRLGNMTFEGIGAKFVDGFRHRIEHILEANGAFWDGTEETAGHSQQTQDISFNILQPYPEGELQGLYPELTIDPLVPSDL from the coding sequence ATGAAACAGCTGAATAAGCTTATTGACCATATTGTCAACCGAGTAAACGTTAACCTGCGCGAGCCGCTTGTGGATGTGGGGCCCTACATCAAAGGCCTTATCCCCGAAGACAGCTTCGCGCTTTACTACGCTTTTTACTCTCTGACCAACAACCACCCGCTTATGTTCAACTTCCGCCACTCCAGCATCGGCGGGACCTACTTCCTCGGCAAATGTAAAGTTAACCACTCCATCCTCTATAAGAGTGATATCCGTGGTGATGAGCTGAAGAGAAAAGGTAGCGAGGTAGAAGTCAACGGTCAGAAGATCAAGCTCCGTGATGACGAAGTCATTAAGATCCGCGACAGTTTTCTGATGAAAACTCTCGTGCACAACAACTCCCACGACCCTGAAAACCTTGAGTGTTTCAAAATTTCAAACACCGTGTCTCTGCATTACGCAAATATTCACGGTACTTCCGTGGAAGGCTGTTTCCTTGAGCCTTTCTCCTCAGTTGACCTTTCAATCTGCCACGACTGCGCAGTAGGAGCATACTCCTACGTTCAGGCCGGAGAACTTTCCCACAAACGCATTAAAGCCGGGCGTGTATGGGTCAAGGCGGACGGCGCATTTGAATTCAACTACCAATACCCCGAAGAGATCCTCTCCAAGTACATCCGTATGGAGAACAACAGGCCGAAAGGGATTCTCATGGACTTCTTTGATGACCGCAAAGAAGACTTTGTTCCTATCTACTCTTCGGTTAAGCCTGAGCTTACCATTGACGTTCCTGAAGGAGCATCAGTAAGCCCATACGCAGTACTGAAAGGCGACTGCAAAGTAGACAAAAATGTTCTCGTAGCCCAGCGGTCATACATTGAGAACTCAACTCTCGGCCCCGGAGCCAACGCTCAGGAAAACTGCTACATTATCAATTCTGTTTACGATGGCGAAGTTGTTACCCCGCATGGCGGTAAGGTAATATATACCCGTATGGGTAAGCGTTCCTTCGTAGGCTTTAACTCTTTCCTCAATGGAAAAGAGGATGCTAGAATCGAAGTAGGAGCAGGAACCATATTAATGCCGCACACAATTATAGATGCGGAAGAACCCATTAAAATACCTGACAACTATCTCGTTTGGGGCTATATCAGCAAACAAGAAGATCTCGAAATGCACTCGATTCCTCTTTCTGACTTCGCTGCACTCAAAGGACAGTTCCGTCTCGGAAACATGACCTTTGAAGGCATCGGAGCTAAATTTGTTGATGGATTCCGGCACCGTATCGAACATATTCTCGAAGCTAACGGTGCGTTCTGGGATGGTACCGAAGAAACCGCGGGCCATTCCCAGCAAACTCAAGATATCTCCTTCAATATCCTTCAGCCTTATCCTGAAGGAGAATTGCAGGGACTCTATCCGGAACTGACAATCGACCCGCTGGTCCCCAGTGATCTTTAA
- the nhaB gene encoding sodium/proton antiporter NhaB → MPKTMSQALQKNLLGNSPDWYKLTIIGFLILNPILMAVAGPFITGWVLIGQFIFTLAMALKCYPLPAGGLLAVEAIALGLASPETVYNETVLNFPVILLLMFMVAGIHFMKDMLQYAFTKIITRVKSKIVISLLFSLSGAVLSAFLDALTVTAVIIAVAYGFYGIYHRFASTGKCSLTDDSMLRGECVNNLSEFRGFLRNLMMHGAVGTALGGVCTIVGEPQNLLIGKTMGWEFMEFFFRVAPVSMPVLAVGLVTCIMLEVTGIFGYGYQLPQNVREILEEEDRKNDEEMSLKKKAALFTQACAAIFLVLALAFHIAEVGLIGLTVIVVLTALNGITEEHQIGHAFEEALPFTALLVVFFAVVGVIHEQHLFAPIIHYVLGLEGKVQLAAYYIANGVLSMISDNVFVATVYVSETLKAFQNGVIGREQFDLLAVAINTGTNIPSVATPNGQAAFLFLLTSAIAPLIRLSYGQMVKMAFPYTITMSITGLAATWYFL, encoded by the coding sequence GTGCCCAAAACAATGTCACAGGCGTTGCAGAAGAACCTGCTAGGTAATTCGCCCGACTGGTACAAACTCACTATTATCGGATTTTTAATTTTAAACCCGATTCTCATGGCTGTAGCCGGCCCGTTCATCACCGGTTGGGTGCTGATCGGACAGTTCATTTTTACTCTGGCCATGGCTCTCAAGTGTTACCCCCTCCCTGCAGGTGGTCTGCTTGCGGTTGAAGCTATCGCTCTCGGGCTGGCTTCACCCGAAACAGTCTATAATGAGACAGTACTGAACTTCCCGGTAATTCTGCTGCTGATGTTCATGGTTGCAGGTATCCATTTTATGAAAGACATGCTCCAGTATGCTTTCACTAAAATCATTACCCGCGTTAAATCGAAGATCGTGATTTCACTGCTCTTCTCCCTTTCAGGTGCCGTCCTGTCCGCATTCCTTGATGCACTTACCGTTACTGCTGTAATTATCGCTGTTGCTTATGGATTCTACGGAATCTACCACCGCTTTGCATCCACAGGTAAATGCTCCCTGACAGACGACTCCATGCTTCGCGGAGAATGCGTAAACAATCTCAGTGAATTCCGTGGCTTCCTCAGAAACCTGATGATGCACGGTGCAGTCGGTACCGCTCTCGGTGGTGTTTGTACCATCGTAGGAGAACCTCAGAACCTGCTCATCGGTAAGACCATGGGTTGGGAATTCATGGAGTTCTTCTTTAGAGTAGCTCCTGTCTCCATGCCTGTACTTGCTGTAGGCCTTGTGACCTGTATCATGCTGGAAGTAACCGGTATCTTCGGATACGGCTACCAGCTGCCCCAGAACGTGCGTGAAATCCTCGAAGAGGAAGACCGCAAGAACGACGAAGAAATGAGCCTCAAGAAAAAAGCAGCTCTGTTCACTCAGGCTTGCGCGGCTATATTCCTCGTTCTCGCTCTGGCATTCCACATTGCGGAAGTAGGTCTTATCGGTCTGACCGTTATTGTTGTGCTTACCGCACTTAACGGTATCACTGAAGAACACCAGATCGGACACGCTTTTGAAGAGGCTCTGCCCTTTACCGCACTGCTGGTTGTTTTCTTCGCTGTTGTAGGTGTTATTCACGAACAGCACCTCTTTGCCCCGATCATTCATTACGTGCTCGGCCTTGAAGGTAAAGTTCAGCTTGCTGCCTACTACATCGCTAACGGCGTACTCTCCATGATTTCAGACAACGTATTTGTTGCAACAGTATATGTGTCTGAAACCCTGAAAGCATTCCAGAACGGCGTTATCGGCCGTGAACAGTTCGACCTGCTCGCAGTTGCAATCAACACCGGTACTAACATCCCCAGTGTTGCAACTCCTAACGGACAGGCAGCTTTCCTGTTCCTGCTGACTTCCGCCATTGCTCCGCTCATCAGGCTCTCATACGGCCAGATGGTTAAGATGGCATTCCCCTACACTATTACCATGTCCATTACCGGCCTCGCCGCGACCTGGTACTTCCTGTAG
- a CDS encoding methyl-accepting chemotaxis protein, which produces MKFKSINSALAVLITVIVSISVISLVVVVSSMTNSAVLEIQEQNMGVLNNKIVNEVEQFLELSKSDLADYASNVELQDAFTDESVREGIMTHLRQKIENNSKLASLGAFGLDGKILFGIKENGQSAAGADLRSRKYVQEVLNGKAFAISEILKSKLDDRFIVVMAVPVRDRQGQLLGGFFSSVDWQEYAQSMIGDISIGEDGYAYILDGDGRMIAHKVNQDILLKDFTSYQFVRDSLATPKGKTEYEWEGRAKVQMFQVVPSTGWVVCMSAYVSDLSRAAIEERNILIAMGAVMILLLVGVIVFTIRKLVTGPMAIIRDFTSEIAHGNFKAELTGKYVCELKDLSENIDHMVGELKNKLGFSEGVLNGISIPCIVADADEKALFLNQDMLDLVGKRGKPQDYLGLTVGDIVYSESSRPTTAGQVMADNAARRNIEAELPVEGGGTSNVLVNASPLFDLDGKMLGAFIMITDMTEIKQQQKRIEENNIMISEAAANATEVSNQVSSFSEALAAQVEQSSRGAEEQSVMASEAATAMDEMNSTVFEVARNASTAAELADASQKKAGEGEQKVVQAVETISLVRAQSDQMQKDMADLGQQADGIGNIMGVISDIADQTNLLALNAAIEAARAGDAGRGFAVVADEVRKLAESTMNATSEVGEYIGRIQESAKTNIANTEKSTQAIGEVTELVNQSGEILKEIVEKVSETADQVRSIATASEEQSAASEQISRSTGQINTIAGETAQAMNESAEAVSRMSELARELDGIIARMQQ; this is translated from the coding sequence ATGAAGTTTAAGAGTATCAATAGCGCTCTTGCAGTGTTGATTACTGTGATAGTGTCGATTTCCGTTATTTCGTTGGTGGTAGTAGTCAGTTCCATGACCAATTCAGCTGTTCTGGAAATTCAGGAACAGAATATGGGAGTTCTTAACAATAAAATTGTTAACGAAGTGGAGCAGTTTTTGGAACTGTCCAAAAGTGATCTTGCTGACTATGCCAGCAATGTTGAGCTGCAGGATGCTTTTACAGATGAAAGTGTCCGGGAAGGAATAATGACTCATCTTCGGCAGAAGATTGAGAACAACAGCAAGCTTGCCTCTCTCGGTGCTTTTGGTCTTGATGGAAAGATTCTTTTCGGGATCAAGGAAAACGGTCAGTCCGCTGCCGGAGCTGATTTGCGCTCCCGTAAATATGTGCAGGAAGTCTTAAACGGTAAAGCCTTCGCTATTTCCGAAATATTGAAGTCCAAGCTGGATGATCGCTTCATTGTGGTCATGGCCGTTCCGGTTCGTGACAGGCAGGGGCAGCTTCTGGGTGGTTTTTTCTCTTCAGTGGACTGGCAGGAATATGCGCAGAGTATGATCGGGGACATTTCTATTGGTGAAGACGGCTACGCATACATCCTGGATGGTGACGGGAGAATGATCGCACACAAGGTGAATCAGGATATTCTCCTTAAAGATTTTACCAGTTATCAGTTTGTGAGGGATAGCCTTGCAACTCCTAAGGGCAAGACCGAATATGAATGGGAAGGTCGGGCTAAGGTTCAGATGTTTCAGGTTGTGCCTTCCACTGGCTGGGTGGTCTGCATGTCTGCTTATGTTTCCGACTTGAGTCGTGCCGCTATCGAGGAACGCAATATCCTCATTGCCATGGGCGCTGTGATGATCTTGCTTCTTGTCGGTGTGATTGTTTTTACTATTCGTAAACTGGTAACCGGACCCATGGCTATTATTCGCGATTTTACCAGCGAGATTGCTCACGGCAATTTCAAGGCTGAATTGACCGGTAAATATGTCTGCGAACTCAAGGATCTTTCCGAGAACATTGACCACATGGTCGGGGAATTGAAAAATAAGCTCGGATTTTCCGAAGGCGTATTGAACGGTATATCCATTCCCTGCATTGTTGCTGATGCTGACGAAAAAGCCCTTTTCTTGAATCAGGACATGTTGGATCTGGTAGGTAAGAGGGGTAAACCTCAGGATTATCTGGGCCTGACTGTCGGAGATATTGTGTATAGCGAATCCAGCAGGCCCACTACTGCCGGTCAGGTTATGGCTGACAATGCTGCGCGGAGAAATATTGAAGCTGAACTCCCTGTTGAGGGCGGCGGAACTAGTAATGTGCTGGTGAACGCTTCTCCTCTTTTTGATCTGGACGGGAAGATGCTCGGTGCTTTTATCATGATTACCGATATGACTGAGATCAAGCAGCAGCAGAAGCGTATCGAAGAGAACAATATTATGATTTCAGAGGCCGCAGCCAATGCGACTGAAGTCTCCAATCAGGTTTCCAGCTTTTCCGAAGCTCTGGCTGCACAGGTTGAGCAATCCAGCCGAGGTGCTGAGGAACAGTCGGTCATGGCCAGCGAAGCCGCGACAGCTATGGATGAGATGAATTCTACTGTTTTTGAAGTTGCGCGCAATGCTTCCACTGCCGCAGAGCTTGCTGATGCATCTCAGAAGAAGGCCGGTGAAGGTGAGCAAAAAGTTGTGCAGGCGGTCGAGACCATCTCTCTTGTTCGGGCTCAGTCCGATCAGATGCAGAAAGATATGGCTGATCTTGGGCAGCAGGCAGACGGTATCGGTAATATTATGGGTGTGATTAGTGACATTGCTGATCAGACCAACCTGTTGGCGCTTAATGCTGCTATTGAGGCTGCCCGTGCCGGGGATGCCGGACGCGGGTTTGCCGTGGTTGCCGATGAGGTCCGCAAGCTTGCTGAGAGCACCATGAATGCCACCAGCGAAGTTGGAGAATATATCGGTCGAATTCAGGAAAGTGCTAAAACCAACATTGCCAATACTGAAAAGTCTACTCAGGCTATCGGCGAAGTCACTGAATTGGTGAACCAGTCAGGTGAAATCCTTAAGGAGATAGTTGAGAAGGTTTCCGAGACCGCCGATCAGGTTCGTTCCATTGCAACTGCTTCGGAAGAGCAGTCTGCTGCGAGTGAGCAGATCAGTCGCTCTACCGGACAGATCAATACTATTGCCGGAGAAACTGCACAGGCCATGAATGAATCAGCTGAAGCTGTAAGCCGCATGTCCGAGCTGGCAAGGGAACTGGATGGAATTATTGCCCGTATGCAGCAGTAA